One genomic segment of Salminus brasiliensis chromosome 6, fSalBra1.hap2, whole genome shotgun sequence includes these proteins:
- the atoh1a gene encoding protein atonal homolog 1a: MNTDGPDGAASALQYAAEARPWLAPTHTPRAAHPLRSSRGSSSPPAVKAGSSTVAVQKQRRIAANARERRRMHGLNHAFDELRSVIPALDNDKKLSKYETLQMAQIYISALADLLRAPGTSPVPPGALRREDEGRAGRSDGELSPHSHFSDSDEAHAELPSEDELSELRALGHGAF, from the coding sequence ATGAACACGGACGGGCCGGACGGAGCCGCGAGCGCACTACAGTACGCAGCGGAGGCGCGCCCCTGGCTCGCCCCCACGCACACGCCACGCGCCGCCCACCCGCTGCGTTCGAGCCGCGGCTCTTCAAGCCCCCCTGCGGTCAAGGCGGGCAGCAGCACCGTGGCCGTGCAGAAGCAGCGACGCATCGCTGCAAACGCGCGCGAGCGGCGGCGCATGCACGGCCTGAACCACGCCTTCGACGAGCTGCGCAGCGTCATCCCGGCCCTAGACAACGACAAGAAGCTCTCCAAGTACGAGACGCTGCAGATGGCGCAGATCTACATCAGCGCGCTCGCCGACCTGCTGCGCGCGCCCGGCACATCGCCCGTGCCGCCCGGTGCTCTCAGGCGCGAGGACGAGGGACGCGCTGGCCGCAGTGACGGAGAGTTGTCCCCGCACTCGCACTTCAGCGACTCTGACGAGGCGCACGCAGAACTGCCCAGCGAGGACGAGCTGAGCGAGCTGAGGGCACTCGGACACGGGGCGTTTTAA